The Salinirubellus salinus genome segment GCTCCAACGAGAAACAGTTCAACCGCGACCTGGTCGGCGGCATCATGCACTCGTTCATCCTGTGGGGCTTCCTCACGCTCCTCATCGGGACGACCATCATCGCCATCGACATCGACATCTTCCGGAACGTCACCCAGTTGTTGACCGGCGAGCGCCAGTCGTTCTTCGTCGGTGATTTCTACCTCTCGTACTCGCTGGTGATGGACTTCATGGGACTGCTGTTCGTCGTCGGCGTGGGCATCGCCATCTACCGGCGCTACGTCTCGCAGAAGGAGCGACTCCGTGGCCCCCACAGTAGCCGCGAGGACGACTTCCTCGTCTGGTCGCTGTTCCTGCTCGGCGTCGGCGGCTACGTCCAGGAGGGCCTGCGCATCCTCGGCACCGCCGACGTCACCGCCAGCGGCGTCCAGTTCATCGAGTTCGAGAAGGTCTCGTTCGTCGGCTGGTTCGTCGCCGACGTGATGAACGCTGTCGGGATGACCCCCGGCATGGCCGAGGCGGCCTACCCCGTGATGTGGTGGAGCCACGCACTACTCGCGTTCGTCTTCATCGCGGCCATCCCGTACGCCAAGCCGTTCCACATGATCTCCTCGTTCGCGAACGTCGTCACGGCCGACGAGAAGGCCGGCAAGCGCCTCCCCGGCATCCCGGCGGACCTCGACCACACCAACGCCGAGTCCATCGAGGACTTCACGTGGAAGGAACTGCTCGACCAGGACGCCTGCACGAAGTGTGGCCGCTGTTCCTCGGTCTGCCCGGCCAACGCCTCCGGGCGCGACCTGAACCCGCGCGACGTCATCCTCGACCTGAAGGCCTACCGGGAGGACCTGGACGCGGGCGGCGACGAGAAGCCCATCATCGCCGATGGCTCCGGCGGCGTCATCAAGGCCCAGACGATGGAGTCCTGCATGGCCTGCATGGCCTGCATGGACGCCTGCCCGGTCGAGATCGAACACCTCAGCAGTTTCACCCGGCTGAACCGCCAGCTCGCCGACCAGGGTGACATCCCGCCGAGCCTGCAGGACGTGTTCCAGAACGTGATGCAGAAGGACAACACGTTCGGCGACGCCAACCGGACCCGCGGCGACTGGACCGAGGACCTCGAGTTCGAGGTCACCGACGCCCGCGAGACGGAGGTGGACTACCTCTGGTACGTCGGTGACTACCCGAGTTTCGACGACCGGAACAAGCAGGTCGCCCGCTCGCTCGCCAAGATATTCCAGCACGCCGACGTCGACGTCGGCATCCTCTACGAGGACGAGGTCTACGACGCCAACGACATCCGTCGCGTGGGCGAGGAGTTCCTCTTCCTCGAACAGGCCGGCACGCTCGTCGAGACGTTCGAGGAGTGCGAGTTCTCGAAGATCGTCTGTACCGACCCCCACTCGTACAACACGTTCAAGAACGAGTACCCGGAGGTCGACTTCGAGGAGTACGCCGACGACCCGATGATGCCGTTCGAGCTGACCGAGCGGTGGAACGCCGACGAGAGCATCGAGGTGCTCCACTGGACGCAGGTCGTCGAGGAGCTCACGAACTCCGGGGCGCTCGGCCTGCGTGGCAACGAACTCGACTACACGGTCACCTACCACGACCCGTGTCACCTCGGCCGCTTCAACGACGAGTACGAGGCGCCCCGCG includes the following:
- a CDS encoding heterodisulfide reductase-related iron-sulfur binding cluster, whose protein sequence is MAPTLPLQAGDTITRETFWGISHTGEVVFYYLAFVTIVVFAWGVYDRFARYSEGTEDWFERLDDLPGRISRAAKVVGSNEKQFNRDLVGGIMHSFILWGFLTLLIGTTIIAIDIDIFRNVTQLLTGERQSFFVGDFYLSYSLVMDFMGLLFVVGVGIAIYRRYVSQKERLRGPHSSREDDFLVWSLFLLGVGGYVQEGLRILGTADVTASGVQFIEFEKVSFVGWFVADVMNAVGMTPGMAEAAYPVMWWSHALLAFVFIAAIPYAKPFHMISSFANVVTADEKAGKRLPGIPADLDHTNAESIEDFTWKELLDQDACTKCGRCSSVCPANASGRDLNPRDVILDLKAYREDLDAGGDEKPIIADGSGGVIKAQTMESCMACMACMDACPVEIEHLSSFTRLNRQLADQGDIPPSLQDVFQNVMQKDNTFGDANRTRGDWTEDLEFEVTDARETEVDYLWYVGDYPSFDDRNKQVARSLAKIFQHADVDVGILYEDEVYDANDIRRVGEEFLFLEQAGTLVETFEECEFSKIVCTDPHSYNTFKNEYPEVDFEEYADDPMMPFELTERWNADESIEVLHWTQVVEELTNSGALGLRGNELDYTVTYHDPCHLGRFNDEYEAPRELVRATGCDLHEMPRNRANSYCCGGGGGGLWIDQEEDEKPSEERLREALEDTEAGSAVEKFVVACPMCMTMYEDGRKTGGFEDDIEIVDIAELIVEALETGGKISAGATSEDDGDAAAPADD